In Rutidosis leptorrhynchoides isolate AG116_Rl617_1_P2 chromosome 2, CSIRO_AGI_Rlap_v1, whole genome shotgun sequence, one genomic interval encodes:
- the LOC139891213 gene encoding serine acetyltransferase 1, chloroplastic-like: MTACIHSSRTQFLEKYDCNHNNYSNFCRPDYHDQFSCKPISKNTIFSQNHEEYEDDDDDLWLKMKDEARSEVDQEPILANYYFSLILSHSSLESALANQISIKLSNLSLPSATLYDLIMGVLTQDHEVVISVKNDLKAVKERDPACISYVHCFLNFKGFVACQAHRIAHNLWLQGRTILALLIQSRVSEVFSIDIHPGAKIGSGVMFDHGTGIVIGETSVIGNNVSILHNVTLGGTGKSCGDRHPKIGDGVLIGAGTCVLGNIMIGEGAKIGAGSVVLKDVPARTTAVGNPAKLIGGKKNPTKLDKIPSFTMDHIQHVNEWSDYVI, translated from the coding sequence ATGACTGCTTGTATTCACTCTTCAAGAACACAATTTCTTGAAAAATATGATTGTAATCATAACAATTATTCCAATTTTTGCAGACCTGATTATCATGATCAGTTTTCTTGCAAACCCATTTCTAAAAATACAATCTTTTCACAGAATCATGAAgagtatgaagatgatgatgatgatctatgGCTGAAAATGAAAGATGAAGCAAGATCCGAAGTTGATCAAGAACCCATTTTGGCAAATTACTATTTTAGCCTTATATTGTCTCATTCTTCACTGGAAAGTGCTTTAGCTAATCAAATTTCAATAAAGTTGAGTAATTTAAGCTTACCAAGTGCAACCCTATACGATCTTATCATGGGTGTGCTCACACAGGATCATGAAGTTGTTATTTCTGTTAAAAATGATTTAAAAGCTGTTAAAGAAAGGGACCCTGCTTGTATAAGCTATGTACACTGCTTTTTAAACTTTAAAGGTTTTGTTGCTTGTCAAGCTCATAGGATAGCTCATAATTTATGGTTACAAGGTAGAACAATTTTAGCACTTTTGATCCAAAGTAGGGTTTCTGAGGTGTTTTCTATTGATATACATCCTGGAGCGAAAATCGGAAGTGGGGTCATGTTTGATCATGGTACCGGAATTGTGATTGGGGAAACCTCAGTTATTGGAAACAACGTTTCGATATTGCATAATGTGACATTAGGTGGTACTGGAAAAAGTTGTGGAGATAGGCATCCTAAAATTGGTGATGGTGTTTTAATTGGTGCAGGGACTTGTGTTTTGGGGAATATAATGATCGGTGAAGGTGCGAAAATTGGGGCTGGTTCGGTTGTGTTGAAAGATGTGCCTGCTAGAACAACTGCAGTTGGTAACCCTGCTAAGTTAATTGGAGGAAAAAAGAATCCAACTAAGCTTGATAAGATTCCTAGTTTTACTATGGATCATATTCAACATGTGAATGAGTGGTCAGATTATGTCATTTAA